One window of the Pyrus communis chromosome 17, drPyrComm1.1, whole genome shotgun sequence genome contains the following:
- the LOC137723021 gene encoding ATP-dependent Clp protease proteolytic subunit-related protein 3, chloroplastic-like, producing the protein MASSLQLPISISSAPASAFRPRNARKLTAFCSVNAKATAKIPTPPINPKDPFLSRLAAVAAKSPETLLNRPPQNSDSLPYLDVFDEPILMATPAQVERSVSYNEHRPKKPPPDLPSLLLHGRIVYIGMPLVPAVTELIVAELMYLQWMDPKQPIYIYINSTGTTRDDGETVGMESEGFAIYDAMMQLKNEIHTVAVGAAIGQACLLLSAGTKGKRFMMPHAKAMIQQPRVPSSGLMPASDVLIRAKEVITNRDILVKLLAKHTGNSEEAVAKVMRRPFYMDSTTAKEFGVIDKILWRGQEKIMADVASPEEWDNKAGVKVVDELGGL; encoded by the exons ATGGCGAGCAGTTTGCAGCTGCCAATCTCCATATCGTCAGCTCCTGCGTCGGCGTTTAGACCCAGAAATGCTCGGAAGCTTACAGCATTTTGCTCCGTTAACGCCAAAGCAACGGCCAAAATCCCAACTCCTCCAATAAACCCCAAGGACCCCTTTCTTTCGAGGCTCGCTGCGGTGGCTGCCAAGTCCCCGGAAACCTTGCTGAACCGGCCGCCTCAAAATTCCGACTCTCTCCCGTACTTGGATGTGTTTGATGAACCTATTCTCATGGCCACTCCTGCCCAA GTGGAAAGATCGGTTTCTTACAACGAGCATAGGCCCAAGAAGCCACCTCCAGACCTGCCCTCGTTGTTACTCCACGGAAGAATAGTTTATATTGGCATGCCT TTAGTGCCAGCAGTCACAGAGCTTATTGTTGCGGAATTGATGTATCTGCAATGGATGGATCCTAAACAaccaatatatatttatattaattcgACGGGAACCACCCGTGATGATGGTGAAACC GTTGGCATGGAGTCAGAGGGATTTGCTATCTATGATGCTATGATGCAATTGAAAAATGAG ATACATACGGTTGCCGTTGGGGCTGCTATAGGTCAAGCATGTCTTTTGCTTTCAGCAGGAACTAAGGGCAAACGATTTATGATGCCACATGCCAAAG CAATGATCCAGCAACCTCGTGTCCCATCATCTGGACTGATGCCTGCTAGTGACGTTCTTATTCGTGCAAAAGAG GTAATCACAAATAGGGACATTCTCGTAAAGCTTCTGGCCAAACACACTGGAAAT TCAGAGGAGGCTGTTGCTAAAGTGATGCGAAGACCATTTTATATGGATTCTACAACTGCTAAAGAATTCGGAGTGATTGACAAG ATCCTTTGGCGTGGTCAAGAAAAGATAATGGCAGATGTAGCCTCCCCTGAGGAATGGGATAATAAAGCTGGCGTCAAAGTTGTAGATGAACTCGGTGGTCTGTAA
- the LOC137722835 gene encoding REF/SRPP-like protein At3g05500 has product MAQEDLSVPVQQQMTEEEEQRLKYLQFVQVAAAHAAVCFINLYGFAKERSGPLKHGVESVEGTVKTVVGPVYNKYHDVPAHLLTFVDHKVDQSVTKLDSRVPPLVKQASSKALSAAQKAPEAARAVASELKRAGVVDTASSCAKSVYSKCEPTAKDLYAKYEPKAEQCAVSAWRKVNQVLPKVVDVVVPTAAYCSEKYNQTVQSTAEKGYRVSSYLPLVPTEKIAKVFAEKAPEAEPLLASHGETEVATH; this is encoded by the exons ATGGCCCAGGAAGACTTGAGCGTGCCGGTGCAGCAACAGATG ACCGAGGAGGAGGAACAGAGGCTCAAGTACCTCCAATTTGTTCAAGTGGCTGCAGCTCACGCTGCGGTTTGCTTCATAAACCTGTACGGTTTTGCCAAGGAAAGGTCGGGGCCTTTAAAGCATGGTGTTGAGTCCGTGGAGGGAACAGTTAAGACCGTTGTTGGACCTGTCTACAACAAGTACCATGATGTCCCCGCTCACCTCCTCACCTTTGTGGACCACAAG GTTGATCAATCTGTTACCAAGCTGGACAGCCGTGTGCCACCACTGGTTAAGCAAGCCTCATCCAAAGCTCTATCCGCCGCTCAAAAGGCCCCAGAGGCAGCACGAGCGGTTGCCTCTGAGCTTAAGCGTGCAGGGGTTGTAGACACTGCCTCGAGCTGTGCTAAATCTGTCTACTCCAAGTGTGAACCCACAGCTAAGGACCTGTATGCCAAGTACGAACCAAAAGCCGAGCAATGTGCTGTTTCTGCTTGGCGAAAGGTGAACCAAGTCCTCCCGAAGGTAGTTGATGTTGTTGTACCAACCGCTGCGTATTGTTCCGAAAAGTACAACCAGACTGTGCAGAGTACTGCGGAGAAGGGCTACAGGGTCTCCTCCTATCTGCCTTTGGTTCCCACGGAGAAAATTGCCAAGGTTTTCGCCGAGAAGGCGCCCGAAGCAGAGCCTTTGCTTGCAAGTCACGGTGAAACTGAAGTCGCCACTCATTGA
- the LOC137723517 gene encoding protein RALF-like 33 has protein sequence MASLHSFSLLLLICASILVVGSSNGDQHHLTWIPTADAKSAPCKGSIAECALAAGDDGEFDMDSEISRRILATTKYISYGALQRNTVPCSRRGASYYNCKPGAQANPYSRGCSAITRCRS, from the coding sequence ATGGCTAGTCTGCACAGCTTCTCACTCCTCCTCCTGATCTGCGCCTCAATCTTGGTGGTGGGTTCGTCAAATGGGGACCAGCACCACCTCACCTGGATACCCACCGCCGACGCCAAGTCAGCCCCCTGCAAGGGCTCCATAGCCGAGTGCGCCTTGGCTGCTGGGGATGATGGGGAGTTTGACATGGACTCGGAGATCAGCCGTCGCATCTTAGCCACCACCAAGTACATCAGCTACGGTGCGCTGCAGAGGAACACCGTGCCTTGCTCCAGGCGCGGCGCCTCCTACTACAATTGCAAGCCCGGGGCCCAGGCCAACCCCTACAGCCGCGGCTGCAGCGCCATCACAAGGTGCAGGagttaa